The Humulus lupulus chromosome 3, drHumLupu1.1, whole genome shotgun sequence genome window below encodes:
- the LOC133821655 gene encoding lignin-forming anionic peroxidase-like, producing the protein MGLRRNYEFWAVALVLILSTCTAQLSSTFYDSTCPNALSTIRTSIRTAVSKERRMAASLIRLHFHDCFVQGCDASLLLEDSDSIVSEKSALQNSGSIRGENVIEDAKAKVESICPGVVSCADILAVAARDASVAVGGPSWTVTLGRRDSTTASKSEAETDLPLFTATLQQLIALFDRKGLTARDMVALSGSHTIGQAQCGFFRARIYNNQSDIDANFARTRQRRCPSTASSQADSTLAPLDLVTPNSFDNNYFRNLIQKKGLLASDQILFSGDSTDSIVNEYSKSPSTFSSDFASAMIKMGDIQPLTGSAGVIRKICSSLS; encoded by the exons ATGGGGTTACGTCGTAATTATGAATTTTGGGCTGTTGCTCTGGTGTTGATTTTGAGTACGTGCACAGCTCAACTTTCTTCCACATTTTACGACAGCACTTGCCCAAATGCTCTTTCTACCATTCGAACTTCGATCAGAACAGCGGTTTCGAAAGAGCGTCGCATGGCAGCTTCTCTCATCCGCCTTCATTTTCACGACTGCTTTGTTCAG GGATGTGATGCATCACTTTTGCTCGAAGATTCAGACTCCATCGTCAGTGAAAAGAGCGCTCTTCAAAACAGTGGGTCGATCAGAGGTGAAAATGTAATAGAAGATGCAAAAGCCAAAGTGGAGAGCATATGCCCTGGGGTCGTATCTTGTGCCGATATTCTTGCCGTTGCAGCTCGAGATGCATCCGTTGCTGTGGGTGGTCCCTCTTGGACTGTCACGCTTGGGAGACGAGATTCGACCACAGCAAGCAAATCTGAAGCTGAGACAGATCTGCCTCTTTTCACAGCAACTCTTCAACAGTTGATTGCTTTATTTGACCGCAAAGGTCTTACTGCCAGAGACATGGTTGCTCTATCAGGATCGCATACTATTGGACAAGCTCAATGCGGATTCTTTCGTGCTAGGATATACAACAACCAGAGTGACATCGATGCTAACTTCGCTAGAACTCGCCAACGCCGCTGTCCTTCTACTGCCTCATCTCAAGCTGATTCAACTTTGGCACCACTTGATTTGGTCACACCCAATTCCTTCGATAACAATTACTTTAGGAATTTGATTCAAAAGAAGGGTCTTCTCGCGTCCGACCAAATCCTCTTCAGTGGAGACTCAACAGATAGCATTGTCAATGAGTATAGCAAGAGCCCTTCCACCTTTAGCTCTGATTTCGCTTCTGCCATGATTAAGATGGGAGACATCCAGCCTCTTACCGGTTCTGCTGGGGTCATTAGAAAAATTTGCAGTTCTCTCAGCTAA